From a single Brassica oleracea var. oleracea cultivar TO1000 chromosome C5, BOL, whole genome shotgun sequence genomic region:
- the LOC106294884 gene encoding catalase-3-like, with protein MDPYKYRPSSAYNSPFYTTNGGAPVSNNISSLTIGERGPVLLEDYHLIEKVANFTRERIPERVVHARGISAKGFFEVTHDISNLTCADFLRAPGVQTPVIVRFSTVVHERASPETMRDIRGFAVKFYTREGNFDLVGNNTPVFFIRDGIQFPDVVHALKPNPKTNIQEYWRILDYMSHLPESLLTWCWMFDDVGIPQDYRHMEGFGVHTYTLVSKSGKVLFVKFHWKPTCGIKNLSDEEAKVVGGANHSHATKDLHDAIASGNYPEWKLFIQTMDPADEDKFDFDPLDVTKIWPEDILPLQPVGRLVLNRTIDNFFNETEQLAFNPGLVVPGIYYSDDKLLQCRIFAYGDTQRHRLGPNYLQLPVNAPKCAHHNNHHEGFMNFMHRDEEINYYPSKFDPVRCAEKVPIPNKSYTGIRTKCIIKKENNFKQPGDRYRSWAPDRQDRFVKRWVEILSEPRLTHEIRSIWISYWSQADRSLGQKLASRLNVRPSI; from the exons ATGGATCCTTACAAG TATCGTCCATCGAGCGCGTACAACTCTCCATTCTACACCACAAACGGTGGTGCTCCAGTCTCGAACAACATCTCGTCCCTCACCATCGGAGAAAGAG GTCCGGTTCTTCTTGAGGATTACCATCTGATCGAGAAGGTTGCCAACTTCACCAGAGAGAGGATCCCTGAGAGAGTGGTTCACGCCAGAGGAATCAGTGCTAAGGGTTTCTTTGAGGTCACACATGACATTTCAAACCTCACTTGTGCTGACTTCCTCAGAGCCCCCGGTGTTCAAACTCCGGTCATCGTCCGTTTCTCCACCGTAGTTCACGAGCGTGCCAGTCCTGAGACCATGAGGGATATTCGTGGGTTCGCTGTCAAGTTTTACACCAGAGAG GGAAACTTTGATCTTGTTGGGAACAACACTCCGGTGTTCTTCATCCGTGACGGGATCCAGTTCCCGGATGTTGTCCACGCGCTGAAACCAAACCCAAAGACAAACATCCAAGAGTACTGGAGGATACTGGACTACATGTCCCACTTACCAGAGAGCTTGCTCACTTGGTGCTGGATGTTTGATGATGTTGGCATCCCACAAGACTACAGGCACATGGAAGGCTTCGGTGTCCACACCTACACTCTAGTTTCCAAATCCGGAAAAGTTCTCTTTGTGAAGTTCCACTGGAAACCAACTTGTGGGATCAAGAATCTGTCTGATGAAGAGGCAAAGGTGGTTGGTGGAGCCAATCACAGCCATGCAACTAAGGATCTCCATGACGCCATTGCATCTGGTAACTATCCTGAGTGGAAGCTTTTCATCCAGACAATGGATCCTGCGGATGAGGATAAGTTTGATTTCGACCCACTTGATGTGACCAAGATCTGGCCTGAGGATATCTTGCCTTTGCAGCCCGTTGGTCGCTTGGTTTTGAACAGGACCATTGACAACTTCTTCAATGAAACTGAGCAGCTTGCTTTCAACCCTGGTCTTGTGGTTCCTGGGATTTACTACTCAGATGATAAGCTGCTCCAGTGTAGGATCTTTGCTTATGGTGACACTCAGAGACATCGTCTTGGACCAAATTATCTGCAGTTACCGGTCAATGCTCCCAAATGTGCTCACCACAACAATCACCATGAAGGTTTTATGAACTTCATGCATAGAGATGAGGAG ATCAATTATTATCCCTCAAAGTTTGATCCTGTCCGCTGCGCAGAGAAAGTTCCTATCCCTAACAAGTCTTACACTGGAATCCGAACAAAG TGTATCATCAAGAAAGAGAACAACTTCAAGCAACCTGGAGATAGATACAGATCATGGGCACCAGACAG GCAAGACCGGTTTGTTAAGAGATGGGTAGAGATTCTGTCAGAGCCACGTCTCACTCATGAGATCCGTAGCATCTGGATCTCTTACTGGTCTCAG GCTGATCGATCTTTGGGACAGAAGCTTGCAAGCCGTCTCAACGTTAGGCCAAGCATCTAA
- the LOC106344485 gene encoding uncharacterized protein LOC106344485, whose protein sequence is MIFFCCGFPPIEEIWPELMLTMIVTTAGLLANRRIPPQMSLENAGTRMLRLLLKSRARFASSWWSTTVPDPVLSSNVVTNSIWGQWLFANGSTRLFPEFVMEDWIPEEDLYALSYPEMGFVLVCSELQVLSLQIHPSSQFLSSPFHHSLASAVGLTQSLVK, encoded by the exons ATGATTTTTTTTTGTTGTGGATTCCCTCCGATTGAGGAGATATGGCCGGAGCTAATGCTGACGATGATCGTAACAACCGCCGGATTGCTAGCCAATCGACGGATTCCGCCGCAGATGTCCCTGGAAAACGCGGGAACGAGGATGCTTCGTCTCTTGTTGAAATCTCGTGCTCGATTTGCCTCGAGTTGGTGGTCGACGACGGTTCCAGATCCAGTGCTAAGCTCCAATGTGGTCACCAATTCCATTTGG GGTCAGTGGTTGTTTGCAAATGGCTCTACTCGGCTGTTTCCTGAGTTTGTCATGGAAGATTGGATCCCCGAAGAAGATTTGTATGCTTTAAGCTATCCAGAGATG GGTTTTGTTTTGGTGTGTAGTGAGCTTCAAGTGCTCTCACTGCAAATCCACCCTTCAAGTCAGTTTCTTTCTTCCCCCTTTCATCACTCTCT AGCATCAGCAGTGGGTCTCACACAATCTCTTGTCAAATAA
- the LOC106293157 gene encoding catalase-1-like, giving the protein MDPERVRPSSAHDSPFWTTNSGAPVWNNNASLTVGPRGPILLEDYHLIEKLANFDRERIPERVVHARGASAKGFFEVTHDISNLSCADFLRGTGVQTPVIARFSTVIHERGSPETLRDPRGFAVKFYTREGNLDLVGNNFPVFFVRDGMKFPDMVHALKPNPKSHIQENWRILDFFSHHPESLHMFSFLFDDVGIPQDYRHMDGFGVNTYVLINKAGKAHFVKFHWKPTCPVKCLSDEEAIRVGGTNHSHATKDLYDSIAAGSFPEWHMFIQVIDPDHEDKFDFDPLDVTKIWPEDILPLQPVGRLVLNKNIDNFFNENEQLAFCPAIVVPGFHYSDDKLLQSRIFSYADSQRHRLGPNYLQLPVNAPKCAHHNNHHEGLMNFMHRDEEVNYFPSRLNPVRHAEKYPQNPIACAGNREKCMIEKENNFKQPGERYRSWDADRQERFVKRFVDALAEPRVTHEIRSIWISNWTKADESLGQKLATRLNVSPNF; this is encoded by the exons ATGGATCCTGAAAGG GTACGTCCTTCAAGCGCTCACGATTCGCCCTTCTGGACTACAAACTCTGGTGCTCCAGTCTGGAACAACAACGCCTCTTTGACTGTTGGACCCAGAG GTCCAATCCTACTGGAAGACTATCATCTGATCGAGAAACTAGCCAACTTTGACAGGGAAAGGATTCCTGAGAGGGTTGTTCATGCGAGAGGTGCCAGTGCCAAAGGTTTCTTTGAAGTCACTCATGACATTTCAAACCTTTCTTGTGCTGATTTCCTTCGAGGCACTGGTGTTCAGACTCCTGTCATTGCTCGTTTCTCTACTGTAATCCATGAGCGTGGCAGCCCCGAGACTCTCAGGGATCCTCGTGGTTTCGCCGTCAAGTTTTACACCAGAGAAGGGAACTTGGATCTTGTTGGAAACAACTTCCCTGTCTTCTTTGTCCGAGATGGAATGAAGTTCCCTGACATGGTCCATGCGCTGAAACCAAACCCCAAGTCTCACATTCAGGAGAACTGGAGGATACTGGACTTCTTCTCACACCACCCTGAGAGTCTTCACATGTTTTCATTCCTGTTTGACGATGTCGGCATCCCACAGGACTACAGGCACATGGACGGCTTTGGTGTCAACACTTATGTCCTAATCAACAAAGCTGGAAAAGCTCATTTCGTGAAGTTTCACTGGAAACCCACTTGTCCGGTTAAATGCTTGTCTGATGAGGAAGCTATCAGAGTTGGAGGAACCAATCACAGCCATGCAACTAAGGATCTCTATGACTCCATTGCAGCTGGGAGCTTTCCAGAGTGGCATATGTTCATTCAAGTCATAGATCCTGACCATGAAGACAAATTTGATTTTGATCCACTTGATGTTACAAAGATCTGGCCTGAAGATATCTTGCCTCTCCAGCCTGTTGGCCGCTTGGTTTTGAACAAAAACATTGACAACTTCTTTAATGAGAATGAGCAGCTTGCTTTCTGCCCTGCTATTGTGGTTCCTGGTTTCCATTATTCAGATGACAAGCTACTCCAGAGCAGGATCTTCTCCTATGCTGATAGTCAAAGGCACCGTCTAGGACCAAACTATCTCCAACTACCTGTCAATGCTCCAAAGTGTGCTCACCATAACAATCACCATGAGGGTCTCATGAACTTCATGCACAGAGATGAGGAG GTGAATTACTTCCCTTCAAGGTTGAACCCGGTTCGCCATGCTGAAAAATACCCTCAAAATCCTATTGCCTGCGCTGGAAACCGTGAGAAG TGCATGATCGAGAAGGAAAACAACTTCAAGCAGCCAGGGGAAAGATACAGATCCTGGGATGCAGACAGGCAAGAGAGGTTCGTGAAGCGTTTTGTTGATGCACTTGCTGAGCCTCGTGTCACGCACGAAATCCGCAGCATTTGGATCTCTAACTGGACTAAGGCAGACGAATCTCTTGGACAGAAACTAGCCACTCGTCTTAACGTGAGCCCAAACTTTTAA
- the LOC106294843 gene encoding protein NLP4 isoform X1, translating into MEDSFLQTQNAVMDTEFMDGLLLDGCWLETTDGSEFLNLPPFDPSSFMWSPPQDTSAICTSGVVSQTYGQDCADEFQYNKRWWIGPGGGGGSSVTERLVQAVEHIKDYTTERGSLIQLWVPVNRGGKRVLTTKEQPFSHDPMCQRLANYREISVNYHFSAEQDDSKALAGLPGRVFLGKLPEWTPDVRFFKSEEYPRVQHAQDCDVRGTLAIPVFEQGSKICLGVIEVVMTTEMVKLKPELESICRALQAVDLRSTELPVPPSLKGCDLSYKAALPEIRNLLRCACETHKLPLAQTWVSCLQQSKSGCRHNDENYIHCVSTIDEACYLGDPTVREFQEACSEHHLLKGQGVAGQAFLTNGPCFSPDVANYKKSEYPLSHHANMFGLHGAVAIRLRCIHTGDADFVLEFFLPKDCDNMGEQRKMLNALSTIMAHVPRSLRTVTDKELEEESEVVEREEVVTPKVENTPELHHSNPQNLGLVFDGGDKLPNDGFGLKRGYDYTRDANINESNTFTIGGFNSMAEKKRTKADKTITLDVLRQYFAGSLKDAAKSIGVCPTTLKRICRQHGIQRWPSRKIKKVGHSLQKIQRVIDSVEGVSGPLPIGSFYANFPNLEPSQQAKTSPPPPPPPPLQLSKSPVSQYSHSSSSSQCCSSETQLNSSATAHPSQGDTFRKVSSEVDLQSSVLTLSSLENIPQGQGTHLLSSSSQDDDFLRIKVSYGEENIRFRMKNSRRLSDLLWEIGKRFSIEDMSRYDLKYLDEDNEWVLLTCDEDVEECVDVCRTTPSHTIKLLLHASSHHFPERSSPTGYTLWQ; encoded by the exons ATGGAAGATAGTTTTCTTCAAACTCAGAACGCAGTTATGGACACTGAGTTCATGGATGGGTTGCTACTAGATGGATGTTGGTTAGAGACAACAGACGGATCTGAGTTTCTCAACTTGCCTCCGTTTGATCCATCTTCCTTCATGTGGTCTCCACCTCAAGACACATCTGCTATCTGCACATCAGGTGTAGTATCTCAAACCTACGGTCAAGATTGTGCAGATGAGTTTCAGTATAACAAAAGGTGGTGGATAGGACCAGGAGGCGGCGGTGGTTCTTCTGTCACCGAGAGACTAGTCCAAGCAGTTGAACACATTAAAGACTACACAACAGAGAGAGGCTCACTTATACAGCTATGGGTTCCTGTCAACAGAGGCGGTAAGCGAGTTTTAACCACAAAGGAACAGCCTTTCAGCCACGACCCCATGTGTCAGAGACTTGCGAACTACAGAGAGATCTCTGTGAACTATCACTTCTCTGCCGAGCAAGATGACTCCAAGGCCTTGGCTGGATTGCCTGGAAGGGTTTTCTTGGGGAAGCTCCCTGAGTGGACTCCTGATGTTAGGTTCTTCAAGAGCGAGGAGTATCCGAGAGTCCAGCACGCTCAGGACTGTGATGTCCGTGGGACGCTGGCGATTCCGGTGTTTGAGCAAGGGAGTAAGATTTGCTTGGGTGTTATTGAGGTTGTGATGACTACCGAGATGGTTAAACTAAAACCTGAGCTTGAAAGCATCTGCAGAGCACTTCAGGCGGTTGATCTTAGGAGTACTGAACTTCCGGTTCCGCCTTCTCTAAAG GGATGTGACTTATCCTACAAAGCTGCATTACCTGAAATCCGAAACCTCTTGAGATGTGCTTGTGAGACGCACAAACTCCCTCTAGCTCAGACATGGGTCTCATGTCTCCAACAAAGCAAAAGCGGGTGCCGTCACAACGACGAGAACTACATCCACTGCGTGTCAACAATCGACGAAGCTTGCTACCTCGGCGATCCAACGGTCCGTGAGTTCCAAGAAGCTTGCTCTGAGCACCACCTCTTGAAAGGCCAAGGAGTTGCAGGACAAGCCTTCTTGACCAACGGTCCTTGCTTCTCACCTGATGTCGCTAACTACAAGAAGTCCGAGTACCCTCTCTCTCACCACGCTAATATGTTCGGCTTACACGGCGCCGTTGCGATACGCCTGCGCTGCATCCACACGGGGGACGCTGATTTTGTGTTGGAGTTCTTTTTGCCTAAGGACTGTGATAATATGGGGGAGCAGAGGAAAATGTTGAACGCTCTTTCGACCATTATGGCTCATGTGCCTAGGAGCTTGAGGACTGTTACGGATAAGGAGCTGGAAGAAGAGAGCGAAGTGGTGGAAAGGGAGGAGGTAGTCACGCCAAAGGTAGAGAACACACCGGAGCTACATCATAGTAATCCTCAGAATCTTGGATTGGTGTTTGATGGAGGAGACAAGCTGCCAAATGATGGGTTTGGTTTGAAGAGAGGTTATGACTACACCAGAGATGCTAATATCAATGAGAGCAACACTTTCACCATTGGTGGTTTTAATAGCATGGCTGAGAAGAAGCGTACAAAGGCAGATAAAACCATCACTTTGGATGTTCTTAGACAGTACTTTGCAGGGAGTCTTAAAGATGCAGCCAAGAGTATCGGTG TTTGTCCAACGACGTTGAAGAGGATATGCAGGCAACATGGTATACAGAGATGGCCATCAAGAAAGATCAAGAAAGTGGGACATTCTCTACAGAAGATCCAACGAGTGATTGATTCTGTTGAAGGTGTTTCAGGTCCTCTTCCTATAGGCTCTTTCTACGCTAACTTCCCCAACTTAGAACCATCCCAACAAGCTAAGACCTCACCTCCTCCTCCTCCTCCTCCACCGTTACAGCTTTCAAAGTCACCTGTTTCTCAGTACAGTCACAGTTCAAGCTCTAGCCAATGCTGCTCCAGCGAAACACAACTAAACAGTAGCGCAACAGCTCATCCTTCTCAAGGTGATACTTTCAGGAAGGTGAGCAGCGAGGTCGATCTTCAAAGCTCAGTTTTGACTCTCTCTAGTTTAGAAAACATCCCTCAAGGTCAAGGCACACACTTGCTGTCGTCATCATCTCAAGATGATGACTTTTTAAGGATTAAAGTAAGCTACGGAGAGGAGAACATCAGGTTCCGGATGAAGAACTCACGCAGGCTAAGTGATCTGCTGTGGGAGATAGGGAAGAGGTTTAGCATAGAGGATATGAGCAGATATGATCTGAAGTACTTAGATGAAGACAATGAATGGGTTTTGTTGACTTGTGATGAAGATGTAGAAGAGTGTGTAGATGTTTGCAGAACCACACCGAGTCATACCATTAAGCTTCTGCTTCATGCTTCTTCTCATCATTTCCCTGAACGTTCTTCACCTACAGGTTATACTTTATGGCAATGA
- the LOC106294843 gene encoding protein NLP4 isoform X2, whose protein sequence is MDTEFMDGLLLDGCWLETTDGSEFLNLPPFDPSSFMWSPPQDTSAICTSGVVSQTYGQDCADEFQYNKRWWIGPGGGGGSSVTERLVQAVEHIKDYTTERGSLIQLWVPVNRGGKRVLTTKEQPFSHDPMCQRLANYREISVNYHFSAEQDDSKALAGLPGRVFLGKLPEWTPDVRFFKSEEYPRVQHAQDCDVRGTLAIPVFEQGSKICLGVIEVVMTTEMVKLKPELESICRALQAVDLRSTELPVPPSLKGCDLSYKAALPEIRNLLRCACETHKLPLAQTWVSCLQQSKSGCRHNDENYIHCVSTIDEACYLGDPTVREFQEACSEHHLLKGQGVAGQAFLTNGPCFSPDVANYKKSEYPLSHHANMFGLHGAVAIRLRCIHTGDADFVLEFFLPKDCDNMGEQRKMLNALSTIMAHVPRSLRTVTDKELEEESEVVEREEVVTPKVENTPELHHSNPQNLGLVFDGGDKLPNDGFGLKRGYDYTRDANINESNTFTIGGFNSMAEKKRTKADKTITLDVLRQYFAGSLKDAAKSIGVCPTTLKRICRQHGIQRWPSRKIKKVGHSLQKIQRVIDSVEGVSGPLPIGSFYANFPNLEPSQQAKTSPPPPPPPPLQLSKSPVSQYSHSSSSSQCCSSETQLNSSATAHPSQGDTFRKVSSEVDLQSSVLTLSSLENIPQGQGTHLLSSSSQDDDFLRIKVSYGEENIRFRMKNSRRLSDLLWEIGKRFSIEDMSRYDLKYLDEDNEWVLLTCDEDVEECVDVCRTTPSHTIKLLLHASSHHFPERSSPTGYTLWQ, encoded by the exons ATGGACACTGAGTTCATGGATGGGTTGCTACTAGATGGATGTTGGTTAGAGACAACAGACGGATCTGAGTTTCTCAACTTGCCTCCGTTTGATCCATCTTCCTTCATGTGGTCTCCACCTCAAGACACATCTGCTATCTGCACATCAGGTGTAGTATCTCAAACCTACGGTCAAGATTGTGCAGATGAGTTTCAGTATAACAAAAGGTGGTGGATAGGACCAGGAGGCGGCGGTGGTTCTTCTGTCACCGAGAGACTAGTCCAAGCAGTTGAACACATTAAAGACTACACAACAGAGAGAGGCTCACTTATACAGCTATGGGTTCCTGTCAACAGAGGCGGTAAGCGAGTTTTAACCACAAAGGAACAGCCTTTCAGCCACGACCCCATGTGTCAGAGACTTGCGAACTACAGAGAGATCTCTGTGAACTATCACTTCTCTGCCGAGCAAGATGACTCCAAGGCCTTGGCTGGATTGCCTGGAAGGGTTTTCTTGGGGAAGCTCCCTGAGTGGACTCCTGATGTTAGGTTCTTCAAGAGCGAGGAGTATCCGAGAGTCCAGCACGCTCAGGACTGTGATGTCCGTGGGACGCTGGCGATTCCGGTGTTTGAGCAAGGGAGTAAGATTTGCTTGGGTGTTATTGAGGTTGTGATGACTACCGAGATGGTTAAACTAAAACCTGAGCTTGAAAGCATCTGCAGAGCACTTCAGGCGGTTGATCTTAGGAGTACTGAACTTCCGGTTCCGCCTTCTCTAAAG GGATGTGACTTATCCTACAAAGCTGCATTACCTGAAATCCGAAACCTCTTGAGATGTGCTTGTGAGACGCACAAACTCCCTCTAGCTCAGACATGGGTCTCATGTCTCCAACAAAGCAAAAGCGGGTGCCGTCACAACGACGAGAACTACATCCACTGCGTGTCAACAATCGACGAAGCTTGCTACCTCGGCGATCCAACGGTCCGTGAGTTCCAAGAAGCTTGCTCTGAGCACCACCTCTTGAAAGGCCAAGGAGTTGCAGGACAAGCCTTCTTGACCAACGGTCCTTGCTTCTCACCTGATGTCGCTAACTACAAGAAGTCCGAGTACCCTCTCTCTCACCACGCTAATATGTTCGGCTTACACGGCGCCGTTGCGATACGCCTGCGCTGCATCCACACGGGGGACGCTGATTTTGTGTTGGAGTTCTTTTTGCCTAAGGACTGTGATAATATGGGGGAGCAGAGGAAAATGTTGAACGCTCTTTCGACCATTATGGCTCATGTGCCTAGGAGCTTGAGGACTGTTACGGATAAGGAGCTGGAAGAAGAGAGCGAAGTGGTGGAAAGGGAGGAGGTAGTCACGCCAAAGGTAGAGAACACACCGGAGCTACATCATAGTAATCCTCAGAATCTTGGATTGGTGTTTGATGGAGGAGACAAGCTGCCAAATGATGGGTTTGGTTTGAAGAGAGGTTATGACTACACCAGAGATGCTAATATCAATGAGAGCAACACTTTCACCATTGGTGGTTTTAATAGCATGGCTGAGAAGAAGCGTACAAAGGCAGATAAAACCATCACTTTGGATGTTCTTAGACAGTACTTTGCAGGGAGTCTTAAAGATGCAGCCAAGAGTATCGGTG TTTGTCCAACGACGTTGAAGAGGATATGCAGGCAACATGGTATACAGAGATGGCCATCAAGAAAGATCAAGAAAGTGGGACATTCTCTACAGAAGATCCAACGAGTGATTGATTCTGTTGAAGGTGTTTCAGGTCCTCTTCCTATAGGCTCTTTCTACGCTAACTTCCCCAACTTAGAACCATCCCAACAAGCTAAGACCTCACCTCCTCCTCCTCCTCCTCCACCGTTACAGCTTTCAAAGTCACCTGTTTCTCAGTACAGTCACAGTTCAAGCTCTAGCCAATGCTGCTCCAGCGAAACACAACTAAACAGTAGCGCAACAGCTCATCCTTCTCAAGGTGATACTTTCAGGAAGGTGAGCAGCGAGGTCGATCTTCAAAGCTCAGTTTTGACTCTCTCTAGTTTAGAAAACATCCCTCAAGGTCAAGGCACACACTTGCTGTCGTCATCATCTCAAGATGATGACTTTTTAAGGATTAAAGTAAGCTACGGAGAGGAGAACATCAGGTTCCGGATGAAGAACTCACGCAGGCTAAGTGATCTGCTGTGGGAGATAGGGAAGAGGTTTAGCATAGAGGATATGAGCAGATATGATCTGAAGTACTTAGATGAAGACAATGAATGGGTTTTGTTGACTTGTGATGAAGATGTAGAAGAGTGTGTAGATGTTTGCAGAACCACACCGAGTCATACCATTAAGCTTCTGCTTCATGCTTCTTCTCATCATTTCCCTGAACGTTCTTCACCTACAGGTTATACTTTATGGCAATGA